Proteins found in one Mycoplasmopsis gallopavonis genomic segment:
- a CDS encoding DDE-type integrase/transposase/recombinase yields MRLKQFTKEQKLKYIHIYQKEGFEIAIITFVEDFWERYQIIKQRKEGKHENPYRRAKALLKSWIKIYNSNMNNLESKSGKSKKPNSGRRKRVSINELCEEDRDLYQDIMEEILEERGIKQQEIFEKIRKRKEEKSKQFRNISKISLVLKLNRTSFYYSYSKKEKIDKKKYIDHELINWINLEAKNSNFVIGRDKLYQKYLLTHQKRISSYLFRLNYEFNQYKSRAYQKKKSKKNKEVKFSRIWASDLVQGNFKSNYFGEKLHADIKFIKTKEGMRFLHVITETFSNTVLNWTLSDIRDSASTIKLVQDTLDKHQIKPTIFHSDHGIEYANFAFSKFLKNVNTKQSMSPKGNSLANRPSEFIFALIQRELLDFYETDKMLDSEVNSIISKYFSWYNFERPQSNLNWKTPHGFLTHATLSV; encoded by the coding sequence ATGCGTTTAAAACAATTTACAAAAGAACAAAAATTAAAATATATCCACATTTACCAAAAAGAAGGTTTTGAAATAGCGATTATAACTTTTGTTGAAGATTTTTGAGAAAGATATCAAATCATAAAACAAAGAAAAGAGGGTAAGCATGAAAATCCTTATAGAAGAGCGAAAGCTTTATTAAAGAGTTGGATAAAAATATATAATTCTAACATGAATAATTTAGAAAGTAAATCAGGTAAAAGTAAAAAACCTAACTCAGGAAGAAGAAAAAGAGTTAGCATCAATGAATTGTGTGAGGAAGATAGAGATCTTTATCAGGATATTATGGAAGAAATTTTGGAAGAAAGAGGAATAAAACAACAAGAAATTTTTGAAAAAATTAGAAAAAGAAAAGAAGAAAAAAGTAAACAATTTAGAAATATTTCAAAAATTTCATTAGTTTTGAAATTAAATCGAACTTCTTTTTATTACTCTTATTCTAAGAAAGAAAAAATTGACAAAAAGAAATATATTGATCATGAATTAATTAATTGAATTAATTTAGAAGCTAAAAATTCTAATTTTGTTATAGGAAGAGATAAACTTTATCAAAAATACTTATTAACGCACCAAAAAAGAATTTCTTCATATTTATTTAGACTAAATTATGAATTTAATCAATATAAATCAAGAGCATATCAAAAGAAAAAATCAAAGAAAAACAAAGAGGTAAAATTCTCTAGAATCTGAGCATCAGATTTAGTTCAAGGAAATTTTAAATCAAATTATTTTGGTGAAAAATTACATGCAGATATTAAATTTATTAAAACAAAAGAAGGAATGAGATTTCTTCATGTTATCACCGAAACTTTTAGTAACACTGTTTTAAATTGAACTTTATCGGATATAAGAGATTCTGCATCTACTATAAAGCTTGTTCAAGATACTCTTGATAAACATCAAATCAAACCTACTATTTTTCATTCAGATCACGGAATTGAATATGCAAATTTTGCCTTTTCTAAATTTTTAAAAAATGTAAATACTAAACAATCAATGTCTCCAAAAGGTAATTCATTAGCAAATAGACCTTCCGAATTTATTTTTGCATTAATTCAAAGAGAATTATTAGATTTTTATGAAACTGATAAAATGTTAGATAGCGAAGTGAATTCGATCATATCTAAATATTTTTCTTGATATAACTTCGAAAGACCTCAATCAAATTTAAATTGAAAAACGCCGCATGGTTTTTTAACACATGCGACGTTAAGTGTCTAA
- a CDS encoding ECF transporter S component family protein has protein sequence MKIFIKKSDYLKKYFVTQTWQRFFLALFFLLLFVLFLGLTIWIFNQTNFKTLSNEISSLQELKKTSTNSKEILKLTKLITEKNSEWQTSLILSIIFILSATISLSLLLWTRIYDFLYFKNNLNDQKLINDGFNSKIIIFFTFSSVFALIYKIKLMIPNLSVSLEDKISEEKLYNWNHHFQLNKNSKLNEFYKKHIKITINDIALSGILLALFVILTLLTKYTFLRFLSINFEYVFAIVYAFLFRYIKGIVLAFISDALSLIISGKIAFWYWGYAIVPLIIVLISAFAFDFYKRNKIMTVVWSNLLMILAFATLIFIFYYRLSTLQGDATEFKISKIFEIKKLPVVVGIALVFIYWLIALSLVILSAYYIAKVKSKNANKLKLDKIANFIFIFALIFVVIVISRWLWGPYVWIKYSLYIGKLRSKSYLTDLDWYFGLMIPIVLKSFIAIPVYVTLLVALLPAMQFLKRRYFDQNLFAKY, from the coding sequence ATGAAAATTTTTATTAAGAAATCAGATTACCTTAAAAAATACTTTGTAACTCAAACCTGACAAAGATTTTTTCTTGCTTTGTTTTTTTTACTACTTTTTGTTTTATTTCTTGGTTTAACAATTTGAATTTTTAACCAAACAAATTTTAAAACATTAAGTAATGAAATCAGTAGTTTGCAAGAACTTAAAAAAACAAGCACTAACTCTAAAGAAATCTTGAAATTAACTAAGCTCATTACAGAAAAAAATTCAGAATGGCAAACTTCCTTGATTTTAAGCATTATTTTTATTTTAAGTGCAACAATTTCACTATCTTTATTACTATGAACAAGAATTTATGATTTTCTTTATTTTAAAAATAACTTAAACGATCAAAAACTGATTAATGATGGATTTAATTCAAAAATAATTATCTTTTTTACTTTTAGCTCAGTTTTTGCATTAATTTATAAAATTAAATTAATGATTCCCAACTTATCTGTTAGCTTAGAAGATAAGATTAGCGAGGAAAAACTCTACAATTGAAATCATCATTTTCAATTAAATAAAAATTCTAAACTTAATGAGTTTTATAAAAAACACATTAAAATCACAATTAACGATATTGCTTTAAGTGGAATTTTACTTGCTCTTTTTGTCATTTTGACGCTTTTAACTAAATATACTTTCTTACGTTTTTTAAGTATTAATTTTGAATATGTTTTCGCAATTGTTTATGCATTTTTATTTCGTTATATTAAAGGAATTGTTTTAGCATTTATTTCTGATGCTTTATCACTAATTATTTCAGGTAAAATTGCATTTTGATATTGAGGATATGCAATAGTTCCTTTAATTATTGTTTTAATTTCTGCATTTGCTTTTGATTTTTACAAAAGAAATAAAATAATGACAGTTGTTTGATCAAACTTATTGATGATTTTAGCTTTTGCAACTTTAATTTTTATTTTTTACTACCGCTTATCTACCTTACAAGGAGATGCGACAGAATTTAAAATTTCAAAAATATTTGAAATTAAAAAATTACCTGTTGTAGTTGGAATCGCTTTAGTATTCATTTACTGATTAATCGCTCTATCACTTGTCATTCTTAGTGCCTACTATATTGCGAAAGTTAAAAGTAAAAATGCTAATAAGCTAAAATTAGATAAAATTGCTAATTTCATTTTCATTTTTGCTTTAATTTTTGTTGTTATTGTAATCAGTCGTTGATTATGAGGGCCATATGTTTGAATCAAATATTCACTATACATTGGTAAATTACGCTCAAAAAGCTACTTAACAGATTTAGATTGATATTTTGGTTTAATGATTCCGATTGTTTTAAAATCTTTCATTGCAATTCCAGTTTATGTAACTTTACTAGTTGCACTTCTTCCTGCAATGCAGTTCTTAAAACGAAGATATTTTGACCAAAATCTTTTTGCAAAATACTAA
- a CDS encoding thioredoxin family protein: MLKDVTKKELLENLGKGLQLVVFYADWCGPCRMFKGSLEELSEKDGVSIFRVNIDNERELAIEHNVSSIPYMVVYFDGKPVKTSLGYKPYEALKEELAAYL, encoded by the coding sequence ATGTTAAAAGATGTAACTAAAAAAGAATTATTAGAAAATTTAGGTAAAGGTCTTCAATTGGTTGTGTTTTACGCAGATTGATGCGGGCCATGTAGAATGTTCAAGGGTTCATTAGAAGAACTTAGCGAAAAAGATGGTGTTTCAATTTTTAGAGTAAATATTGATAATGAAAGAGAACTTGCAATTGAACATAATGTTAGTTCAATTCCTTATATGGTTGTTTATTTTGATGGAAAACCTGTTAAAACATCACTTGGTTATAAACCTTATGAAGCTTTAAAAGAAGAATTAGCAGCTTATTTATAA
- a CDS encoding IS3 family transposase has translation MDTTIFRVFIYLGGIMRQLKAHEWLELFGSYEDYKNNLISKNDFELKYYSIRGFSFFDRKFNEAKKYFVFKYNRYNLGMINIESQTGKSSKKGKGSGRPKRQKITPIEIVKKEWEKMPKEQLIEILEIYKDSFDRNNIEVDISKIKKSSLSTRKLGLCFNKSKSTIHNLKTKEQQTRKKSVNTKYDELIIKSFKKNKGLFGRKRLESYIRTKFQIDLNYRTIGRAMRRLNLFCLIRRKKIDREQKNTNVKFIDLVNRDYHGETNQIIATDVTYISAPKDCLNNFVFLSVAIDHKSKFVVNYNLSKRNDLELVMEHMSKIKMDKKWIAHSDHGFQYSSKTYVDLIQKNNGVVSMGRVGNSLDNREAEYFFSILKSECLKLIDITKITFNELKSLIDDFVFWYNNERIQSVLNWKTPQECWGVLVN, from the coding sequence ATGGACACAACCATATTTCGTGTTTTTATATATTTAGGAGGTATTATGAGACAATTAAAGGCACATGAATGATTAGAACTATTCGGTAGTTATGAAGATTACAAAAATAATTTGATATCAAAAAATGATTTTGAACTTAAATATTATTCAATCAGAGGTTTTAGTTTTTTTGATAGAAAATTCAATGAGGCTAAAAAATATTTTGTCTTCAAGTATAACAGATATAATTTAGGAATGATAAATATAGAATCGCAAACAGGTAAATCATCTAAAAAAGGTAAAGGGTCAGGTAGACCAAAAAGGCAAAAAATTACTCCTATTGAAATTGTAAAAAAGGAATGAGAAAAAATGCCTAAGGAACAATTGATTGAAATTTTAGAAATTTATAAAGACTCTTTTGATAGAAATAATATTGAAGTTGATATTTCTAAAATTAAGAAATCTTCACTTTCTACAAGAAAATTGGGCCTATGCTTTAATAAATCTAAGTCAACAATTCACAATCTAAAAACTAAAGAGCAGCAAACAAGAAAAAAATCTGTAAATACTAAATATGATGAATTAATAATTAAGTCATTTAAGAAAAATAAGGGTTTGTTTGGTAGAAAAAGATTGGAAAGTTATATTAGAACAAAATTCCAAATAGATCTAAATTATAGGACTATTGGTAGAGCGATGAGAAGATTAAACTTATTTTGTTTAATCAGAAGAAAGAAAATAGATAGAGAACAAAAGAACACAAACGTAAAATTTATAGATCTTGTTAATCGTGATTATCACGGAGAGACAAACCAAATAATTGCCACTGATGTTACTTATATTTCTGCACCAAAAGATTGCTTAAACAATTTTGTATTTTTATCTGTTGCGATTGATCACAAAAGCAAATTTGTTGTTAATTATAATCTTTCAAAAAGAAATGATTTAGAACTAGTAATGGAACATATGTCTAAAATCAAAATGGATAAAAAATGAATAGCTCATTCTGATCATGGTTTCCAATATTCTTCAAAAACTTATGTAGATTTAATTCAGAAAAACAATGGTGTTGTATCAATGGGTAGAGTAGGAAATTCTTTAGATAATAGAGAAGCAGAATATTTCTTTTCAATTTTAAAATCAGAATGTTTAAAATTAATCGATATTACAAAAATAACTTTTAATGAATTAAAATCACTGATTGATGATTTTGTGTTTTGATACAACAACGAAAGAATTCAATCAGTATTAAATTGAAAAACACCTCAAGAGTGTTGAGGTGTTTTAGTAAATTAA
- the lepB gene encoding signal peptidase I — protein MQAQTNYWKKNKKKIIIFSFLTFFILCLFLIFFFFSIIKIKGQSMEPLLKNGAIKLAIKKSNYKKGDFIIFKENDLYLVKMLVAKEGDHLIISNNHLFVNNIDLSHLFQGDFGDDLELIIPQKQAFVLGVNLNFSYDSRNFGLIELSRIESCIIL, from the coding sequence ATGCAAGCACAAACAAACTATTGAAAGAAAAATAAGAAGAAAATAATAATCTTTAGCTTTTTGACTTTTTTTATTTTATGTCTTTTTTTGATTTTCTTTTTCTTCTCAATAATCAAAATTAAAGGTCAGTCTATGGAACCGTTGCTTAAAAATGGTGCTATAAAACTAGCAATTAAAAAATCAAATTATAAAAAAGGTGATTTTATAATTTTTAAAGAAAATGATCTTTATTTAGTTAAAATGTTAGTAGCAAAAGAAGGAGATCATCTTATTATTTCTAATAATCATCTTTTTGTTAATAATATTGATCTTTCACATTTATTTCAAGGTGATTTTGGAGACGATTTAGAACTAATTATCCCTCAAAAACAAGCTTTTGTTTTAGGTGTAAATTTAAATTTTAGTTATGATTCTAGAAATTTCGGGTTAATCGAACTGAGCAGAATAGAAAGCTGTATTATTTTGTAA
- a CDS encoding IS3 family transposase: MLIFYIFKGEKMGKHFTEEQEKEIYNTFFQLGKKYAIELMYKYGAKAKDKYVKARLRGILKHYNCNMNKKPRKPGSGRSRKVKEQDINWDIFTREDLIEIAKRYREITRDKFKTEKVQEASNINMASYKLAILLYLCRQTISKHKRNNFAPRIKSRKIKYQDLIIDSFKQNRSKYGRQKLKYFILKHYKIDINERTLGRYMNALGLFCNIRKRKKLKEVKNTSVIKENIVNRDYNDVYNRNIYATDVTYLPATKDAINNNVYLSVVIKHKTKEIISFSLSKFNDSKLIYKTFENVDFEKSFILHSDHCSTYTSDDFSRFIQNKGGIISLSKVGNSLDNRVVEYWFSNLKTELIRDLNIKAMTLSELEKVISNYVHWYNKFRIQSCLNWKTPYEYSMELSNLINC, translated from the coding sequence ATGTTAATTTTTTATATTTTTAAAGGAGAAAAAATGGGTAAACATTTTACAGAAGAACAAGAAAAAGAAATTTATAATACATTTTTTCAATTAGGCAAAAAGTATGCAATTGAACTTATGTATAAATATGGTGCAAAAGCAAAAGATAAATATGTGAAAGCAAGATTACGAGGAATATTAAAACATTATAATTGTAATATGAATAAAAAACCAAGAAAGCCTGGAAGTGGTAGGTCAAGAAAAGTGAAAGAACAAGATATAAATTGAGACATTTTTACACGAGAAGATTTAATTGAAATTGCAAAAAGATATAGAGAAATTACAAGAGATAAATTTAAAACAGAGAAAGTTCAAGAGGCATCAAATATTAATATGGCTTCGTATAAACTTGCTATTTTGTTGTATCTTTGTAGACAAACAATATCCAAACATAAAAGAAATAATTTTGCTCCTAGAATTAAATCCAGAAAAATAAAGTACCAAGACTTGATTATTGATTCATTTAAACAAAATAGATCTAAATATGGTAGACAAAAATTAAAATATTTTATCTTAAAGCACTATAAAATAGACATAAACGAAAGAACTCTAGGAAGATATATGAATGCCTTAGGTTTATTTTGCAATATCAGAAAAAGAAAAAAATTAAAAGAAGTAAAGAACACATCTGTCATAAAAGAAAACATTGTGAATAGAGATTATAACGATGTATATAACAGAAATATATATGCTACTGATGTAACATATCTCCCAGCGACAAAAGATGCGATAAACAATAATGTTTATCTTTCAGTAGTGATTAAACATAAAACTAAAGAAATAATTAGTTTTTCTCTTTCCAAATTTAATGATTCAAAATTAATTTACAAAACATTTGAAAATGTTGATTTTGAAAAAAGTTTTATACTACATTCAGATCATTGCTCAACTTATACATCTGATGATTTTTCTCGTTTTATTCAAAATAAAGGTGGAATAATTTCACTTTCAAAAGTAGGAAATAGTTTAGATAATAGAGTTGTGGAATATTGATTTTCAAATTTAAAAACTGAATTAATTAGAGATTTAAATATCAAAGCTATGACTTTGAGTGAACTAGAAAAAGTGATATCTAATTATGTTCATTGATACAATAAATTTAGAATTCAATCATGTTTGAATTGAAAAACCCCATACGAATATAGTATGGAGCTATCCAATTTAATAAATTGTTAA
- a CDS encoding ABC transporter ATP-binding protein/permease has product MLQVKNLSKKYGKKQVFNNLNFEIKEKTITFIISPSGQGKSTLLNILGGVDKEFDGLVEYQHKDQTLSPNEMLKQNFVDFIFQDFNLFEDLKIKENLSFPLNFINHQFDKNGIDPILKKLNLDNLDKNEKVKNLSGGEKQRIAIARSLTRDSQIILADEPTGNLDAQNSQNIFEILSDLSLSKTIIVVSHDLKAAEKYGDYIYDLANNKMIQNNPSYLKKDIWQPNKNSRKKISFAKYKPLWTFSWKEIKRKWISFILMIFLIGFSSSLLSNTFNLHNNSAVVSQKYFEQTDSDYIEVSNKVGDNHSRQLLNLEKTEFIKNKFQKEAATQYFSYKINQNIFGFSESDSSFLIQFKEINDSPFWKNKLAKMDLMGRLPLTINEVLISNETADKYGFNLENNNLIRTETVGDLRIVGIFKKSNLNILSSKSNSKHQNVEVLTNNQTTKKISSDFAKKITLFQLTLFNYDYEISQGVSIKTFYNIKIDNNLADNEFSIVNFNSQSLHKGSKYKLEMRFVLSLDLNLKNIDVSNESNLEEIRVNQKTYDKLLDSYNKFINGYPSGFLMYFNNIESLEKTLSSLTEITKKESHLDIYTNFASLNSIIIGNSRDTTKLILIFAFAVLLISLISIFIFSYLIIQSKTKEIALLKLLGLNSLESLIYHLSAFFIVAVISFGIAFALMYPIYLTFTLLIKNLYLLRFDWALSSLSLFIFWISITGVSFLVFFIVSIKKFYASTNKLLKEK; this is encoded by the coding sequence ATGTTACAAGTAAAAAATTTATCTAAAAAATATGGCAAAAAACAAGTTTTTAATAACTTGAACTTTGAAATCAAAGAGAAAACCATAACTTTCATTATTTCACCTTCAGGTCAAGGTAAATCTACTTTGCTTAATATTTTAGGTGGAGTCGATAAAGAGTTTGATGGTTTAGTAGAGTATCAACACAAAGACCAAACTTTAAGTCCTAACGAGATGCTCAAACAAAATTTTGTGGATTTTATCTTTCAAGACTTTAATCTTTTTGAAGATTTAAAGATCAAAGAAAATTTATCTTTTCCACTTAATTTTATTAATCATCAATTTGATAAAAATGGAATTGATCCAATTTTAAAGAAGTTAAATTTAGATAATTTGGATAAAAATGAAAAAGTCAAAAATTTATCAGGAGGAGAAAAGCAAAGAATCGCAATAGCTAGATCTTTAACACGTGATTCGCAAATCATTTTAGCTGATGAACCTACTGGTAATTTAGATGCACAAAATAGTCAAAATATTTTTGAAATATTATCTGATTTATCATTATCTAAAACTATAATTGTAGTTTCCCATGATCTTAAAGCTGCCGAGAAATACGGAGACTATATTTATGACTTGGCAAATAACAAGATGATTCAAAATAATCCTAGTTATTTGAAAAAGGATATTTGGCAACCAAACAAAAATTCTCGCAAGAAAATTTCGTTTGCAAAGTACAAACCTTTATGAACTTTTTCTTGAAAAGAAATTAAAAGAAAATGAATTTCATTTATTTTAATGATTTTCTTAATAGGATTTAGTTCAAGCTTATTATCAAATACTTTTAATTTACACAATAATTCAGCCGTGGTTTCTCAAAAATATTTTGAGCAAACAGACTCTGATTATATTGAAGTTTCTAATAAGGTTGGTGATAACCATTCTAGGCAACTTTTAAATCTTGAAAAAACAGAATTTATTAAAAATAAGTTTCAAAAAGAAGCTGCTACTCAATATTTTTCTTATAAAATTAATCAAAATATTTTTGGTTTTAGTGAGTCAGATTCTTCTTTTCTAATTCAATTTAAAGAAATTAATGATTCACCATTTTGAAAAAATAAATTAGCAAAAATGGATTTAATGGGTAGATTACCATTAACGATTAATGAAGTTTTAATTTCTAATGAAACAGCTGATAAATATGGTTTTAATTTAGAAAATAATAATCTTATTAGAACAGAAACAGTCGGCGATCTTAGAATCGTTGGAATTTTCAAAAAGTCTAATTTAAATATTTTATCTAGCAAATCTAATTCAAAGCATCAAAATGTTGAAGTTTTAACTAACAATCAAACCACTAAAAAAATATCATCTGACTTTGCTAAGAAAATTACATTATTTCAATTAACTTTGTTTAATTATGATTATGAAATTTCGCAAGGTGTTTCTATAAAAACTTTTTATAACATAAAAATTGATAATAATTTAGCAGATAATGAGTTTTCAATTGTAAACTTTAATTCTCAGTCTTTACATAAAGGTTCTAAATACAAATTAGAAATGCGTTTTGTACTTTCGCTAGATCTTAATCTAAAAAATATCGATGTTTCTAATGAAAGTAATTTAGAAGAAATTCGAGTTAACCAAAAAACATATGATAAATTATTAGATTCATATAATAAATTTATCAATGGTTATCCAAGTGGTTTTTTAATGTATTTTAATAATATTGAAAGTTTAGAAAAAACTTTATCTTCTTTAACAGAAATAACAAAAAAAGAATCACATTTAGATATTTATACTAATTTTGCTTCATTAAATTCAATTATTATAGGTAATAGTCGTGACACCACAAAATTAATACTTATTTTTGCTTTTGCTGTTTTATTAATTTCGTTAATTTCGATCTTTATTTTTTCTTATTTGATTATTCAATCAAAAACAAAAGAAATAGCTTTATTAAAACTTTTAGGTTTAAATTCATTAGAAAGTTTAATTTATCATTTATCAGCTTTCTTTATTGTAGCGGTGATTTCATTTGGAATTGCGTTTGCTTTAATGTATCCTATTTATTTAACTTTTACATTATTAATTAAAAATTTATATCTTTTAAGATTTGATTGAGCTTTAAGTTCTTTAAGTTTATTTATTTTTTGAATAAGTATTACAGGTGTTTCGTTCTTGGTCTTTTTCATTGTCTCAATCAAAAAATTTTATGCAAGCACAAACAAACTATTGAAAGAAAAATAA
- a CDS encoding Mbov_0400 family ICE element protein, which translates to MSDKEFKLYTCRAKKGIEVESFFYDINGKEFESQKGKGLRPLVIFECQERIFFLTFRSQNNRKGYVSEILFKIKNSKNLDNDSYLECKNIHIMERKKFFQIFDESSKEELTEELIEELIGVNEKGEVEKIPITEPIIEPIKERMRKKKCK; encoded by the coding sequence ATGTCAGATAAAGAATTTAAATTATACACTTGTCGTGCAAAAAAAGGAATAGAAGTAGAATCATTTTTTTATGATATAAATGGTAAAGAATTCGAAAGCCAAAAAGGAAAAGGTCTTAGACCTTTAGTAATATTTGAATGCCAAGAACGAATATTCTTTTTGACTTTTAGAAGTCAAAATAATAGAAAAGGATACGTTTCAGAAATACTTTTTAAGATAAAAAATTCAAAAAATTTAGACAATGATTCTTATTTGGAATGCAAAAATATTCACATTATGGAAAGAAAAAAATTTTTTCAAATTTTTGACGAATCTTCTAAAGAAGAATTAACTGAAGAATTAATTGAAGAATTAATTGGAGTGAATGAGAAAGGAGAAGTAGAGAAAATCCCAATTACAGAACCCATTATAGAACCAATAAAAGAAAGAATGAGAAAGAAAAAATGTAAATAA